A window of Cryptomeria japonica chromosome 3, Sugi_1.0, whole genome shotgun sequence contains these coding sequences:
- the LOC131075088 gene encoding inactive leucine-rich repeat receptor-like serine/threonine-protein kinase At1g60630, producing MVQAWCVIFTLLVATGIGVSEADDGDLGGLVAFMAGANGGGLLQTVWSRSDYCNWDGVRECLKGRVTKLVLENLWLNGTFAGNTLSRLDQLRVLSLKGNALTGPIPDLSSLRNLKSLFLNYNNFTGSFPASIATLHRLKVIVLSHNSLAGQIPLALALLPRLHVLSVENNRLSGSLPAFNQSSLIFLNVSDNLLSGLVPETGVLSEFNLSSFSGNPGLCGRLVDRPCPVLTPDSSPTSSPQNQFFWPVNSKVRKLSKRAKIAVIVVGSVVGFLAILCLVVLFVYRGRRHRSSDEHTTGKQTRGGKTEGEIAGESDAQQSSKSKSTSKSGRSPSPRDNHSGNVSGNLVFCGGETQIYSLEDLLKATAVILGRGCLGSTYKVVMDSRLTVAVKRVKKCNTMSRSEQEKHMYMLGNLRHPNLVSLRAYFRAKDESLLVYDYYPNGNLFSLIHGTASVEGKAKPLHWTSCLKIAEDMGQGLAYLHSLGVIHGDLKSTNVLIGSDFEACITDYGLTVLGLGCDSDADTSDSVAADSFLAYRAPECRCPLKMTYSADVYSFGVILLEILSGKTPSQALMGMPDLPNWVVSVREGDESGSASEGSEDKLRVLLNIAMACVSPSPELRPSMRDGVRMITEARESSQSSASASDHSPARWSDTIHSLPRERGADPTFTERD from the exons ATGGTGCAAGCATGGTGTGTGATTTTTACCCTTTTGGTGGCAACAGGAATAGGCGTGTCAGAGGCAGACGATGGTGACTTGGGCGGGCTGGTTGCTTTCATGGCAGGGGCAAATGGTGGAGGGCTGCTACAGACGGTGTGGAGTCGATCTGATTACTGTAATTGGGATGGAGTAAGAGAATGCCTAAAAGGGCGAGTTACAAAGCTGGTTCTTGAAAATTTGTGGCTGAATGGAACTTTTGCGGGCAATACCCTGAGTAGGCTGGATCAACTCCGTGTTCTAAGCCTGAAAGGAAACGCCCTCACAGGTCCCATTCCCGATCTTTCCTCCCTGCGCAATCTCAAGAGTTTGTTCCTCAATTACAACAATTTCACTGGTTCTTTCCCTGCTTCAATCGCCACTCTGCATCGCCTCAAGGTCATTGTTCTGTCACACAATTCATTGGCCGGTCAAATTCCTCTGGCTCTTGCTTTGCTCCCTAGATTGCACGTTTTGAGTGTGGAAAACAATCGGCTCAGCGGTTCCCTCCCGGCGTTTAACCAGTCATCCTTGATCTTCTTGAATGTATCTGACAATCTCCTCTCGGGTCTCGTTCCAGAAACGGGAGTACTTAGTGAGTTCAATCTCTCTTCGTTTAGTGGAAATCCGGGACTCTGTGGACGACTTGTAGATAGGCCCTGCCCTGTTCTGACACCCGATTCAAGCCCCACAAGCAgtcctcaaaatcaatttttttggcCTGTCAACAGCAAAGTTAGAAAGCTCAGCAAAAGGGCCAAGATTGCTGTAATTGTGGTCGGAAGTGTTGTAGGTTTTTTGGCCATTTTATGCCTTGTGGTTCTCTTCGTTTACAGGGGACGCCGCCACCGGTCCAGTGATGAGCACACGACTGGGAAGCAGACCCGCGGTGGGAAGACAGAAGGCGAAATTGCAGGGGAATCTGATGCCCAGCAATCCAGCAAGAGCAAGAGCACGAGCAAAAGCGGGAGAAGCCCCTCGCCTAGGGATAATCACAGTGGGAATGTCAGTGGAAATCTTGTGTTCTGTGGAGGAGAGACTCAAATCTACAGCTTGGAGGATTTGCTCAAGGCTACTGCTGTGATTTTGGGAAGAGGGTGCTTAGGAAGTACTTATAAGGTTGTAATGGACAGCAGATTGACCGTTGCGGTGAAGAGGGTGAAGAAGTGTAATACCATGAGCAGAAGTGAACAAGAGAAACATATGTATATGCTTGGAAATCTGAGGCACCCAAATCTGGTTTCTCTCAGAGCCTACTTCCGTGCCAAAGATGAAAGCCTCCTCGTTTACGACTACTATCCCAATGGCAACCTCTTCTCTCTCATTCACG GCACGGCATCAGTGGAAGGGAAGGCGAAGCCTCTGCATTGGACATCATGTCTGAAAATTGCAGAAGACATGGGGCAAGGTTTGGCATATTTGCATTCCCTGGGAGTCATTCATGGAGATCTCAAGTCGACCAATGTTCTGATTGGTTCAGATTTTGAGGCATGCATAACAGATTACGGTCTGACTGTCCTGGGCTTGGGTTGTGATTCGGACGCCGACACCTCCGATTCAGTGGCTGCTGACTCATTTTTAGCCTATAGAGCACCCGAATGCAGGTGCCCACTGAAGATGACTTACAGCGCTGATGTTTACAGTTTTGGAGTGATTCTACTCGAGATTTTGAGTGGCAAAACACCTTCTCAGGCTTTAATGGGCATGCCAGACCTCCCAAATTGGGTAGTTTCTGTGAGAGAGGGAGATGAGAGTGGGAGTGCGAGCGAGGGGTCGGAGGATAAGCTGCGGGTGCTGTTGAACATAGCCATGGCATGCGTGTCACCCTCTCCTGAGCTCAGACCTTCCATGAGAGATGGGGTGAGAATGATCACAGAAGCGAGAGAATCTTCCCAGAGCAGTGCATCTGCCAGCGATCACTCCCCTGCCAGATGGTCAGATACCATTCATAGTTTGCCCAGAGAGCGTGGGGCGGACCCCACTTTCACAGAGCGCGATTGA